The proteins below come from a single Mytilus edulis chromosome 5, xbMytEdul2.2, whole genome shotgun sequence genomic window:
- the LOC139522968 gene encoding BBSome complex member BBS4-like: protein MADGVREGSPLPDKTVLTEVVQEPVKIAGASDIDTSSDVPSIPAGPPKPKPKRAPELPIFERKNWLIHLHYVRKEFDTCKSLIKESMAESGGMCEYAVYVQALILRQEGRIQESLELFQTCTLLNPHSADNLKQVARSLFLLARHKAALDVYNEAIKLNERDWEIAHNQGVCNMYLREYDKAKHCLTQALTFKRHEITFLMLGKIYLMEGNINGAIDIYKQAVEYSPENPDMLTTLGLLYMQVTQFQKAFENLGNAMTYDPSHVKAIMAAGSMMQTHGDFDVALNKYRVAAVGTPESPPLWNNIGMAFFGKKKYVAAISCLKRANYLAPFDWKILYNLGLVHLTMQQYASAFHFLSAAINLRPKMSALFSLLAVALSYLEDPDNAKQAYEQAIGLDQKDPNIPLNFAIFLYNKGDKREASSQFREFESRVKAGQMSLDAESQEAATKLATALQVGDSLVWKTQPKPEPQPEAPSDSNANKLPPSYVKEPPVSQKDTGPAEVPPSPAPTPIIPPYDPYEDDRQSRASHRQEAETPTPHPAPNRVMGGLPPLAAMGGMGGKALPALSRTIRQSDIDKLPPPPSTELPPSYDEAIDEHEHPPPSKEKRQMEPAM from the exons ATGGCCGATGGAGTGCGAGAAGGCAGTCCACTGCCAGATAAAACTGTACTTACAGAAGTAGTTCAG GAGCCAGTGAAGATAGCAGGAGCATCAGACATAGACACCTCCTCTGATGTACCAAGTATACCAGCTGGTCCTCCCAAACCTAAACCAAAAAGAG CACCAGAACTACCAATATTTGAGAGAAAGAATTGGTTGATTCATCTTCATTATGTCAGGAAGGAGTTTGATACATGTAAATCACTCATCAAAGAATCAATGGCCGAAAGTGGGGGCATGTGTGAATATGCTGTGTATGTCCAAG CATTGATATTAAGACAGGAAGGTAGGATACAAGAATCTCTAGAACTGTTTCAGACCTGTACACTACTAAATCCTCATAGTGCTGATAATCTGAAGCAGGTAGCAAGATCACT ATTCCTATTGGCCAGACACAAAGCTGCCCTTGATGTTTATAATGAAGCCATAAAACTAAATGAGAGAGATTGG gAAATAGCTCACAACCAAGGAGTTTGTAACATGTACTTGAGAGAATATGACaag GCAAAACATTGTTTGACCCAGGCTCTGACATTTAAAAGACATGAGATAACATTTTTAATGCTGGGGAAAATTTATTTGATGGAGGGAAATATAAATGGTGCAATAGATATCTACAAACAGGCTGTGGA GTATTCTCCAGAAAATCCTGACATGTTAACTACTCTTGGTTTGTTGTATATGCAG GTAACCCAGTTCCAAAAAGCATTTGAAAACTTAGGCAATGCCATGACCTATGACCCTTCCCATGTGAAGGCCATCATGGCAGCAGGAAGTATGATGCAAACACATGGTGACTTTGATGTTGCTCTGAACAAGTATAGAGTAGCTGCTGTGGGGACACCTGAGAGTCCTCCATTGTGGAATAATATTGGAATGGCCTTCTTTGGAAAGAAGAAATATGTGGCT GCAATAAGCTGTCTAAAGAGAGCCAATTACTTAGCTCCCTTTGACTGGAAGATATTGTACAACCTAGGACTGGTACATCTCACCATGCAACAGTATGCCTCAGCTTTTCACTTCCTTAGTGCTGCTATAAATCTCAGACCAAAAATGTCAGCGTTATTTTCATTACTAGCAG tgGCATTATCGTATTTAGAAGACCCAGACAATGCTAAGCAAGCTTATGAACAGGCCATTGGTCTTGATCA GAAAGATCCAAACATTCCATtgaattttgctatatttttatataacaaaggAGACAAGAGGGAAGCATCTAGTCAGTTCAGGGAGTTTGAATCTAGAGTTAAAGCTGGTCAGATGAGCTTGGATGCTGAG tCACAAGAAGCAGCCACCAAATTAGCTACAGCCCTACAAGTTGGTGACAGCTTGGTCTGGAAAACACAACCAAAGCCAGAACCTCAACCAGAGGCTCCATCAGACTCTAATGCTAACAAACTACCACCATCTTATGTCAAGGAGCCACCAGTATCCCAGAAAGACACTGGACCAGCCGAAGTCCCTCCGTCACCAGCCCCAACACCAATTATACCACCTTACGATCCATATGAGGATGACAGACAATCCAGAGCTAGTCATCGTCAAGAGGCAGAAACCCCAACCCCACATCCTGCTCCAAATAGGGTTATGGGTGGACTACCACCACTGGCGGCCATGGGTGGCATGGGTGGTAAGGCACTCCCTGCTTTGTCACGGACGATAAGACAGTCTGATATAGATAAGTTACCGCCCCCTCCTTCCACAGAGCTTCCACCATCCTATGATGAGGCTATTGATGAACATGAACATCCTCCCCCTTCAAAGGAGAAAAGACAAATGGAACCAGCTATGTGA